Sequence from the Fibrobacter sp. genome:
TAATGCATCCACATGCATCTGATTGACCCTGTATAAAAGGGCTGGGTTCACCAAAGCAGAGGACCAATCGGTGAGATCCTGAATAAAATCAGCCTGGAAATAAGGTGCATCATATCCACCATTTCCATTTGCAAAAAAAGTTGCACCTGCCAGCAAGACTGCCATTAGGCACGATTTAATTTTTGTTGGAAAACACCTCACAATATACCAGCCTTTTTGAAGTTTTTTATTTGAGTGGAACAACCTCTACCCGCCTGTTTTTAGCCCGACCCTCAGGAGTCGTGTTAGGAGCTATAGGACGTTCTTCACCATAACCCCTGGCTACAATTCTATCCGCAGCAATACCTCTCATAACCAGATAACTCATAACTGATTTTGCTCTGTCATAGGAAAGGGCCAAATTGTAATCATTAGAGCCCTGATCATCAGTATGTCCCCCAATCTCGACTTTCACATTCGGATACGCTTCAAGGCTGTTATACACATGTTCCAGTACATAATAGGATTCTTCCAAAAGTTCGGCACTTGCAGTTTTAAAATTAACCCCTTTAAGGATCAAAGTCTGTTTAATTTCCTGTGGCTTCTCATCTGGA
This genomic interval carries:
- a CDS encoding OmpA family protein; the encoded protein is ITEQMVEAFTTDKDGDGIPDDVDQCPDVAEDMDGFEDVDGCPDYDNDQDGIYDAQDQCPNDPEDRDGFQDVDGCPDLDNDQDGIPDVEDACPNNPETVNGYKDSDGCPDEKPQEIKQTLILKGVNFKTASAELLEESYYVLEHVYNSLEAYPNVKVEIGGHTDDQGSNDYNLALSYDRAKSVMSYLVMRGIAADRIVARGYGEERPIAPNTTPEGRAKNRRVEVVPLK